A window of Streptomyces sp. DG1A-41 contains these coding sequences:
- a CDS encoding OFA family MFS transporter — MTTASPVRPAYREVTDANGRVYRVGESARDLLGGPRLLMVLLPWVAMMAISVSEYAFGSAEEVLSSAHHWSTTDTFWVLGVWTVFQAAVAFPTGRLRERGILTARGATLTGAVLAGLGFFALSHAPNVALAILGFGVLGGTGAGMVYSTCVNIVGKWYPERRGGKTGFVNGGFAYGAVPMIFVFTYSFHTGNYRTVLDWVGVYVLVFVAICGWFLKDPPKNWWPEDVDPLQHSKQANDKALSKNPPAVRQYEPMEAIRTGMLPLMWFCLVLASGVSIFGISFQVPFAKEMGFGPLVAASSMGIMSIINGTGRGVTGWISDRLGRKQTLLLVVAIEGLSQFGVLWAGDIRSEPLFLFFAFISGFGSGAFFPMFASLVPDYFGENNNAQNYGLVYSSKLVGGLAGSGMGATVVAAWGYSGAYVLAGCLGLASAALALLLRQPGRPAARRVRAGSLQASSGTAPA; from the coding sequence ATGACAACCGCATCACCTGTACGACCCGCATATCGCGAGGTCACGGATGCCAACGGGCGCGTATACCGCGTCGGCGAGAGCGCCAGGGACCTTCTGGGCGGCCCGCGGCTGCTGATGGTTCTGCTCCCGTGGGTGGCCATGATGGCCATCAGCGTCTCGGAGTACGCCTTCGGTTCGGCCGAGGAGGTCCTGTCCTCGGCCCACCACTGGTCGACCACCGACACGTTCTGGGTCCTGGGCGTGTGGACGGTCTTCCAGGCGGCAGTTGCCTTCCCGACGGGACGACTTCGAGAACGCGGGATCCTCACGGCCCGCGGCGCCACGCTCACCGGAGCCGTTCTGGCCGGGCTGGGCTTCTTCGCCCTCAGCCACGCGCCGAACGTGGCGCTGGCGATCCTGGGCTTCGGTGTCCTCGGTGGCACGGGCGCAGGCATGGTCTACTCGACCTGCGTCAACATCGTCGGCAAGTGGTACCCGGAACGGCGCGGCGGCAAGACCGGCTTCGTCAACGGCGGGTTCGCCTACGGGGCCGTACCGATGATCTTCGTGTTCACCTACTCCTTCCACACCGGCAACTACCGCACGGTGCTCGACTGGGTGGGCGTCTATGTCCTGGTGTTCGTCGCGATCTGCGGCTGGTTCCTCAAGGACCCGCCCAAGAACTGGTGGCCCGAGGATGTCGACCCGCTGCAGCACAGCAAGCAGGCCAACGACAAGGCGCTGTCCAAGAACCCCCCGGCCGTGCGGCAGTACGAGCCGATGGAGGCGATCCGCACCGGGATGCTCCCGCTGATGTGGTTCTGCCTGGTGCTGGCCTCGGGGGTGTCCATCTTCGGTATCTCCTTCCAGGTTCCCTTCGCGAAGGAGATGGGGTTCGGTCCGCTGGTGGCCGCCTCGTCGATGGGCATCATGTCCATCATCAACGGCACCGGCCGCGGCGTGACCGGCTGGATCTCCGACCGGCTCGGACGGAAGCAGACCCTGCTCCTGGTGGTCGCGATCGAGGGGCTGTCGCAGTTCGGTGTCCTGTGGGCCGGTGACATCCGCAGCGAACCGCTGTTCCTCTTCTTCGCCTTCATCTCCGGGTTCGGCTCGGGCGCCTTCTTCCCGATGTTCGCCTCGCTGGTCCCGGACTACTTCGGCGAGAACAACAACGCCCAGAACTACGGGCTGGTGTACAGCTCCAAGCTGGTCGGCGGGCTCGCCGGCAGTGGTATGGGCGCGACGGTCGTCGCGGCGTGGGGCTACTCCGGGGCGTACGTCCTCGCCGGATGCCTCGGGCTGGCGTCGGCGGCACTCGCGCTGCTGCTGCGGCAGCCGGGCCGCCCCGCGGCGCGCCGCGTCCGGGCCGGTTCGCTGCAGGCGAGCAGCGGCACGGCCCCGGCCTAG
- a CDS encoding lytic transglycosylase domain-containing protein, producing the protein MAGHRGKRVRDTAVAVVAMAALTASQAPGAVPARASAPAPRPAPAEGGPSVSGDAPYRTALPPLRTGKRAGGQTAGEMGGALPASVFAAYRRAEDRLAREAPGCRLRWQLLAAIGQVESGQARGGRVTSDGTTVAPILGPRLDGVAFALIRDTDGGAHDRDTAYDRAVGPMQFIPSTWARWGADGNGDGRTDPNNVFDAALAAGRYLCAGGRDLSVPAELDRAILGYNHSTAYLRTVRAWYAYFLEGHRVVPDRSAGSSPARPEPSRSPSKPEKAAPTPSDRPAATPSRPSSPPATPAPTPSRPATEPSEPDEPQLPVPDPDIELPGDGLLPGGAPLTSNSADSMTASPSTTADTRR; encoded by the coding sequence GTGGCAGGGCACAGGGGCAAGCGCGTCAGAGATACGGCGGTCGCGGTGGTGGCGATGGCGGCGCTCACCGCGTCACAGGCGCCGGGGGCGGTCCCGGCGCGGGCCTCCGCACCGGCGCCCCGCCCGGCGCCCGCCGAGGGCGGACCGAGCGTGTCCGGCGATGCGCCGTACCGCACCGCGCTCCCCCCGCTGCGGACCGGGAAGCGCGCGGGCGGCCAGACGGCGGGGGAGATGGGCGGCGCGTTGCCGGCGAGTGTGTTCGCCGCCTACCGGCGGGCCGAGGACCGGCTCGCGCGTGAGGCGCCCGGCTGCCGGCTGCGCTGGCAGTTGCTCGCGGCGATCGGGCAGGTGGAGTCGGGACAGGCGCGGGGCGGCAGGGTGACGTCGGACGGTACGACCGTGGCGCCGATCCTCGGGCCGCGGCTGGACGGCGTGGCCTTCGCGCTGATCCGCGACACCGACGGCGGCGCCCATGACCGGGACACGGCGTACGACCGCGCGGTCGGGCCGATGCAGTTCATCCCGTCGACCTGGGCCCGCTGGGGCGCGGACGGCAATGGCGACGGGCGGACGGATCCGAACAACGTCTTCGACGCGGCACTCGCCGCCGGACGGTACCTGTGTGCCGGCGGCCGGGACCTGTCCGTCCCCGCCGAGCTGGACCGGGCGATCCTCGGCTACAACCACTCGACGGCTTATCTGCGCACGGTCCGGGCCTGGTACGCGTACTTCCTGGAAGGGCACCGGGTGGTGCCGGACCGCTCCGCCGGGTCCTCCCCCGCGCGCCCCGAGCCCTCACGGTCGCCCTCGAAGCCGGAGAAAGCCGCACCCACCCCCTCCGACCGTCCGGCCGCCACCCCGTCCCGCCCCTCGTCGCCCCCCGCCACACCGGCTCCCACCCCGTCCCGTCCGGCCACCGAGCCGTCGGAGCCGGACGAGCCGCAACTACCCGTCCCGGACCCGGACATCGAGCTCCCCGGCGACGGCCTGCTGCCCGGCGGCGCCCCTCTGACCAGTAACAGCGCGGACTCGATGACCGCCTCCCCCTCCACAACCGCCGATACTCGGCGGTAA
- a CDS encoding NAD(P)H-dependent oxidoreductase subunit E, which translates to MTSATSPACTTVRICRAEACQALGADALVTCARDRAGVSLGETRADGSVTVEQVFCLGNCALGPSVEVNGEVFGRMSAERLRSVLDEAVSS; encoded by the coding sequence ATGACTTCCGCCACGAGCCCGGCCTGTACGACCGTGCGCATCTGCCGTGCCGAGGCCTGTCAGGCGCTCGGCGCGGACGCCCTGGTGACCTGTGCCCGCGACCGGGCGGGAGTCTCCCTCGGGGAGACGCGCGCCGACGGATCGGTCACCGTGGAGCAGGTCTTCTGCCTCGGCAACTGCGCGTTGGGGCCGTCCGTCGAGGTGAACGGCGAGGTGTTCGGACGCATGAGCGCAGAGCGCCTGCGCTCGGTACTGGACGAGGCGGTCTCCTCATGA
- a CDS encoding GntR family transcriptional regulator codes for MSESLTAAASRRVARPAPLRQAVYDALVELIISGALKPGQHLVEGELAEQLGVSRQPVREALQRLHTDGWVDLRPAQGAFVHSPSQEEVEELLSVRAVLESYSAQLAAQHADPAGIERLRELQKEGMEAIAADDAERLVAANTALHDHIASLAGNNVLMQLISLVSRRVRWYYTPIAKPRGKDAWTEHAQLVEAIANGDADKASKIMRRHADRTTRLYRTLLRKD; via the coding sequence TTGAGCGAGTCCCTGACCGCCGCGGCCTCCCGCCGCGTCGCTCGCCCTGCCCCGCTGCGTCAGGCCGTTTACGACGCATTGGTCGAGCTGATCATCAGCGGTGCCCTCAAGCCCGGCCAGCACCTGGTCGAGGGCGAACTCGCCGAGCAGCTGGGAGTGAGCCGCCAGCCGGTCCGCGAAGCGTTGCAGCGACTTCACACCGATGGGTGGGTGGACCTGCGCCCCGCCCAGGGCGCCTTCGTGCACAGCCCCTCACAGGAGGAGGTCGAGGAGCTGCTCAGCGTCCGCGCAGTACTGGAGAGCTACTCGGCTCAACTCGCCGCCCAGCACGCCGACCCCGCCGGCATCGAGCGGCTGCGGGAGCTGCAGAAGGAGGGCATGGAGGCAATCGCCGCCGATGACGCCGAGCGGCTGGTGGCGGCCAATACGGCCCTGCACGACCACATCGCCTCACTCGCCGGCAACAACGTACTGATGCAGCTGATCTCCCTGGTGAGCCGACGGGTCCGGTGGTACTACACACCCATCGCCAAGCCCCGCGGCAAGGACGCTTGGACCGAGCACGCCCAGCTCGTCGAGGCCATCGCCAACGGCGACGCGGACAAAGCAAGCAAGATCATGCGTCGGCACGCCGACCGCACCACCAGGCTCTACCGCACCTTGTTGCGCAAGGACTGA
- a CDS encoding acyl-CoA dehydrogenase family protein — protein sequence MSYRSALSYVLSSTVEPCAEQTGASGRFPRASVAALAEAGLLGLTVSPHLGGGGLGLVEAADVVTQVSRACPATGAVLRSHYAAVACVEAYGTPWLRRRIAEGHHLSTLALTDDGGDDGGPSGVAPPAGSTATRTGDVVALRARKRDVVGAGEADSYVWSSRPDDGSDRPVLWLVPADAPRLFVPARPDGAGPRGSCTSTVCADPVLVPASARLGRKGGRRDDVLGTVLEWLATLPATGPALAERVGAEALT from the coding sequence ATGTCGTACCGCTCCGCTCTCTCCTACGTCTTGAGCAGCACCGTCGAGCCCTGCGCCGAGCAGACCGGCGCAAGCGGGAGGTTTCCCCGCGCCTCGGTGGCCGCCCTCGCAGAGGCAGGACTGCTCGGACTCACCGTCTCCCCCCACCTCGGCGGCGGCGGCCTCGGACTCGTCGAGGCCGCTGACGTCGTGACCCAGGTGTCCCGCGCATGCCCGGCCACCGGCGCTGTTCTCCGCTCCCACTACGCCGCGGTCGCCTGCGTCGAGGCGTACGGCACGCCTTGGCTGCGCCGGAGGATCGCCGAGGGGCATCACCTCAGCACCCTCGCCCTGACCGACGACGGCGGCGACGACGGCGGACCGAGCGGCGTGGCTCCGCCGGCGGGTTCGACGGCGACACGTACCGGTGACGTGGTGGCGCTGCGCGCCCGGAAGCGCGACGTGGTGGGGGCAGGAGAGGCCGACAGCTACGTCTGGTCCTCCCGGCCGGACGACGGAAGCGACAGGCCGGTCCTCTGGCTGGTCCCGGCGGACGCACCACGCCTGTTCGTGCCGGCCCGGCCCGACGGCGCGGGCCCGCGCGGCAGTTGCACGTCCACCGTCTGCGCCGACCCGGTACTGGTCCCGGCGAGCGCGAGACTCGGACGGAAGGGCGGCAGGCGCGACGACGTGCTGGGCACCGTCCTCGAGTGGCTGGCCACGCTGCCGGCCACGGGCCCGGCGCTCGCCGAGCGGGTCGGTGCCGAGGCACTCACCTGA